The Aspergillus chevalieri M1 DNA, chromosome 5, nearly complete sequence genome includes a region encoding these proteins:
- a CDS encoding SUMO protease ULP1 (COG:O;~EggNog:ENOG410PPR8;~InterPro:IPR003653,IPR038765;~MEROPS:MER0005204;~PFAM:PF02902;~go_function: GO:0008234 - cysteine-type peptidase activity [Evidence IEA];~go_process: GO:0006508 - proteolysis [Evidence IEA]), with translation MAGVVATQQPEMEDEAMNDIALLSPDAPRLDSAMVSSPGDPMDISPMPATNHQRQPAFEQQCAQNGSQRVEKTSNKTFNSLPQPSFTNDHPVLSSTAGYVKPDGNNNKPSSGLQNRRTTFQPHRFSPKNRASVKQGHLKRLPLAVQAKLGTPYKPALVGMNRNFRTLPSSNPQPDLQSNDNHFTVNGYPPLDLNHVHYRPTLDPPVNRQLFKTTAPIPAPTNSATGSTSDETTAKRTSEKTITSVGPDDGAGCEDPHGTTSGFSLQRTPLAKGQLNHIDTNRPATYVSPKYRKLSQRDSDSATTSPAHNSQQMASAQDNGHSNPSKQPTLAPISSSNLISPSKPNISINKTPSMGRTDDSKHTEAWNDMLELQDALRNQGIAPDNPPYQDPINEPPKPCHHRMPGSWPEDSLDFPEPIRDGPHLFIQDPNLSGDHGSLIPSTLVTSPEFHKTQEPANSTLSPKSYDPAASQDAAVIQAQTSEAGQDSQPKDDISYASFSWSDQLWGATQSIFATAIALADTFKRRAVALFEEPRPTSRRASHTVTSSSPTRANLRMLSEEQRRRLKSNQWRIDRGYPTVQDYPFPELSLDAPQFLTTTDALPEDEAPLKPVISDAKKSISSDGPCRKHGAPVIDRKRRTVKSGISKRSTFQALSPNMKRRMHMRPGKRNIPRTRLDRSLVHAVQSGKWTLDDLSTKPKGRVAPVQDRKRRLELATTEAARQKRAAPKKVRFVLQSAPPDDDPALVGHHLHPGLMKTLIEEEKENEPPKYVEEEPEAPDPGLSSWLQSEFPFGRPVSAVRLFAPGAKLPQGRSESIYAAEWRKIQEEEKAKQVPARIRPEGPAVRPLPPKWEARLAETKAFPDNRQIATTLSGDPLTKRDLATCYTPMKWLNDEVINAYLAVLIDYLRRANGNAGRHDKPKFHAFNTFFFSNLRDKGYSSVSRWAKRAKIGGEALLEVDTVYIPVHNSAHWTLMVVKPTERSIEYFDSLGSASPRHVAIVKDWLRGELSARFVEEEWSVVPTVSPQQDNGSDCGVFLLSTAKAVAVGIEPQSYGARDIPLLRRKIVAELMAGGLDGDFKPEGETGEVLM, from the exons ATGGCTGGCGTCGTTGCGACCCAGCAGCCGGAAATGGAGGACGAGGCTATGAACGATATCGCTTTACTATCCCCCGATGCCCCGCGTCTCGATTCTGCTATGGTCTCTTCACCCGGCGATCCCATGGACATCAGTCCAATGCCCGCCACGAACCACCAGCGCCAGCCCGCTTTCGAGCAGCAATGTGCTCAAAATGGCTCACAGCGTGTCGAGAAAACCTCAAACAAAACATTTAACAGTCTCCCTCAGCCCTCCTTCACAAATGACCACCCTGTTCTGAGCTCCACCGCTGGTTACGTCAAGCCTGatggcaacaacaacaaaccTTCATCGGGGTTACAGAACCGCAGAACTACCTTCCAACCCCATCGTTTTTCTCCAAAGAATCGCGCATCTGTCAAGCAGGGTCATTTAAAGCGTCTTCCGTTGGCCGTGCAGGCGAAGCTCGGTACTCCTTACAAGCCCGCCTTGGTTGGCATGAATCGCAACTTCCGAACATTGCCCTCGTCTAACCCTCAGCCTGATCTTCAGTCGAACGACAATCACTTTACTGTTAATGGCTACCCTCCCCTGGATCTCAATCATGTTCACTATCGTCCGACTCTCGACCCTCCTGTCAATCGGCAATTGTTCAAAACTACTGCTCCTATACCTGCACCTACGAACTCCGCGACCGGCTCCACTAGTGACGAGACTACTGCGAAGCGTACTTCCGAAAAGACTATTACCTCTGTTGGTCCTGATGACGGAGCTGGTTGCGAAGATCCTCACGGGACCACTAGCGGATTTTCCCTGCAGCGCACACCTCTTGCCAAAGGACAATTGAACCACATCGATACCAATCGTCCCGCGACTTACGTTAGCCCTAAGTACCGCAAACTAAGCCAACGTGACTCGGACTCCGCTACTACTTCGCCCGCTCATAATTCTCAACAAATGGCCTCTGCCCAAGATAACGGACACTCCAACCCTTCTAAACAGCCGACACTCGCACCCATTAGTTCTTCTAATCTGATCTCACCTTCCAAACCTAACATATCGATCAACAAGACCCCATCCATGGGAAGGACAGATGATTCCAAGCACACTGAAGCTTGGAATGACATGTTAGAGCTCCAGGATGCTCTTCGGAATCAGGGTATTGCCCCAGATAACCCACCCTACCAGGACCCCATTAACGAACCCCCCAAACCTTGTCATCATCGTATGCCGGGTAGTTGGCCAGAAGATTCCCTTGACTTTCCTGAGCCTATCAGAGACGGACCCCATCTTTTTATTCAAGACCCAAATCTCTCAGGAGACCATGGTTCGCTGATTCCCAGTACTCTAGTTACTTCACCGGAATTTCACAAAACACAAGAACCAGCCAATTCAACCCTTTCGCCGAAGTCCTATGATCCTGCAGCCTCCCAGGATGCCGCGGTTATTCAAGCGCAAACTTCAGAGGCAGGCCAAGATTCACAGCCAAAAGACGACATCTCCTATGCTTCGTTTTCCTGGAGTGACCAACTTTGGGGAGCCACGCAAAGCATCTTCGCCACTGCCATTGCTCTTGCTGACACTTTCAAACGACGTGCCGTTGCTCTTTTTGAAGAGCCTCGTCCTACCTCTCGTCGGGCTAGCCATACTGTTACCTCGAGCTCCCCGACTAGAGCAAATTTGCGTATGCTTTCAGAAGAGCAACGCAGGCGTCTTAAAAGCAACCAGTGGCGCATAGACAGAGGCTATCCGACCGTGCAAGACTATCCATTCCCCGAGTTGTCTCTTGATGCCCCCCAATTCCTGACTACAACGGATGCATTGCCAGAAGATGAAGCTCCTCTAAAGCCTGTTATTTCTGACGCGAAGAAATCAATTAGTAGCGACGGGCCTTGTCGCAAACATGGCGCTCCCGTGATAGACCGCAAGCGCCGAACTGTTAAATCCGGAATCAGCAAAAGGTCCACGTTTCAGGCATTAAGTCCGAATATGAAACGACGAATGCATATGCGCCCCGGGAAACGGAACATTCCTCGTACCCGACTGGACCGCTCATTGGTACATGCTGTCCAATCTGGTAAATGGACCCTGGATGATCTTTCCACAAAGCCGAAAGGACGTGTCGCTCCGGTGCAGGATCGTAAAAG GAGGTTGGAACTCGCCACGACTGAAGCCGCTCGCCAGAAACGAGCTGCGCCAAAGAAAGTGCGATTCGTACTTCAGTCTGCGCCTCCTGATGACGATCCGGCACTCGTGGGCCATCATTTGCATCCCGGGCTTATGAAAACATTgattgaagaggaaaaggaaaacgaACCTCCGAAATACGTCGAGGAAGAACCTGAGGCCCCTGATCCTGGGTTGAGCTCGTGGCTTCAATCCGAGTTTCCATTTGGAAGGCCTGTATCTGCTGTTCGGCTTTTTGCTCCCGGTGCCAAACTTCCCCAGGGCCGTAGCGAATCCATCTATGCGGCTGAATGGCGCAAAATtcaagaggaagaaaaagccAAGCAAGTCCCCGCCCGTATTCGTCCTGAGGGGCCCGCGGTTCGACCGCTTCCACCGAAATGGGAGGCTCGACTGGCGGAAACCAAGGCGTTCCCGGACAATCGGCAGATTGCCACAACTTTGTCCGGCGATCCTTTGACCAAGAGAGACCTCGCCACCTGCTACACGCCTATGAAGTGGCTCAATGACGAGGTCATCAACGCATACCTCGCTGTCCTCATCGACTACCTCCGACGGGCCAATGGCAACGCGGGACGCCACGACAAGCCCAAGTTTCATGCGTTTAacacctttttcttctcgaaTCTGAGAGATAAAGGCTACTCGTCCGTTAGCCGGTGGGCCAAGCGGGCCAAGATCGGAGGAGAAGCCCTGCTTGAAGTCGACACAGTTTACATCCCTGTGCACAACAGTGCTCATTGGACTTTGATGGTTGTCAAGCCGACCGAGAGATCTATTGAATACTTCGACTCGCTGGGTTCCGCTTCACCTCGTCATGTGGCTATAGTCAAGGACTGGCTACGTGGAGAGCTTTCCGCCCGGTTTGTCGAAGAAGAGTGGTCGGTGGTTCCCACGGTTTCTCCTCAGCAAGACAACGGGAGCGACTGCGGTGTATTTCTACTGTCAACCGCGAAGGCCGTCGCCGTCGGAATTGAGCCACAATCTTACGGGGCGAGAGACATTCCGCTTCTGCGGCGGAAGATTGTGGCCGAGCTGATGGCTGGTGGCCTTGATGGAGACTTCAAGCCCGAGGGAGAGACGGGTGAGGTGTTGATGTGA
- a CDS encoding PAP2 domain protein (COG:I;~EggNog:ENOG410PJT6;~InterPro:IPR036938,IPR000326;~PFAM:PF01569;~TransMembrane:7 (o60-80i92-110o167-185i192-212o218-239i251-270o290-308i)) — protein sequence MAQGTNGQPDAGLRSLDHYRYQLPSWRYWPRQKLLPLVRYETPYLAWFQERIRTPSLDSYFAFTANLGTHTFFMIFLPILIWSGQITMGRGLVHMLASGVFFSGFMKDLLCLPRPLSPPLQRITMSGSAALEYGFPSTHSTNAVSVAVYCLGLLNSPESTLGPRLNLVLQALTWIYVASVVLGRLYCGMHGFFDVIIGCLLGALIGFVQFAYEPFFEESLASATGLQVLLLVLVILALVRVHPEPADDCPCFDDSVAFAGVMLGVEVSYWHSVRSGILWADSSYGLEHSGLVKTVLRMVLGVAMVFAWKEIMKPLLLHILPPIFRGLEKSGLILPRRFFTNASEYSTVPAQLTDDEVLPKMSEIPSILNNISHPRRRAVSVGPQSEADAYETLAYREKRRRESRSGGNRPSPGWEADKHGVSAAVNGRPSPSALARRPTKLNDYENMMGTGTPRYNSPHEPGTDGDRTDRSSPPVPFPPYEEPPDEAEMFRQIKRPRVRYDVEVITKLIVYSGIAALAVEGAPLVFELLGLGIGQAK from the exons ATGGCTCAGGGGACAAACGGCCAGCCAGATGCCGGGCTGAGAAGTCTCGATCATT aCCGCTACCAGCTGCCGTCCTGGCGTTATTGGCCCCGACAGAAACTCCTCCCCCTCGTGCGCTATGAAACGCCTTACCTGGCCTGGTTTCAGGAAAGAATCCGGACACCATCGCTAGATTCCTATTTCGCCTTCACCGCAAATCTCGGCACTCATACCTTTTTCATGATTTTCTTGCCGATATTGATTTGGAGCGGTCAAATAACCATGGGTCGAGG GTTGGTACACATGCTGGCTTCGGGTGTTTTCTTCAGCGGTTTCATGAAGGATCTACTATGTCTCCCGCGGCCGTTATCACCCCCGCTTCAGCGCATCACCATGTCCGGCTCTGCCGCTTTGGAATACGGCTTCCCTTCGACGCACTCGACCAATGCGGTCTCGGTTGCGGTATACTGTCTTGGTTTGCTTAATTCGCCCGAGTCGACACTGGGCCCGCGTCTGAACTTGGTGCTCCAAGCCCTGACGTGGATCTACGTGGCCTCCGTGGTGCTTGGCCGCTTGTACTGTGGAATGCATGGCTTCTTCGATGTGATCATTGGATGCCTGCTGGGTGCCTTGATTGGATTTGTCCAGTTCGCATACGAGCCGTTTTTTGAAGAATCGTTGGCCTCGGCAACTGGCTTGCAGGTCCTGCTGCTGGTACTTGTGATTCTGGCTCTAGTCCGGGTCCACCCGGAACCCGCAGATGACTGCCCATGCTTCGATGATAGCGTGGCTTTTGCGGGGGTAATGCTGGGCGTTGAGGTGTCTTATTGGCATTCTGTGCGATCCGGCATCTTATGGGCCGATTCATCGTATGGGCTTGAGCACTCGGGCTTGGTAAAGACAGTTCTGCGCATGGTCCTTGGCGTGGCAATGGTATTCGCATGGAAAGAAATCATGAAGCCCTTGTTGCTGCACATTCTCCCTCCTATCTTCCGAGGGTTGGAGAAATCGGGTCTCATTCTTCCTCGGAGATTTTTTACCAATGCCTC GGAGTATTCTACGGTCCCGGCACAACTTACGGATGACGAAGTACTTCCGAAAATGTCGGAAATCCCATCCATTCTTAACAACATCAGCCACCCTCGACGACGGGCTGTGTCTGTTGGTCCACAATCCGAGGCCGATGCCTACGAAACCTTAGCGTATCGCGAGAAGCGCCGACGTGAAAGCCGCTCAGGTGGTAATCGGCCATCACCTGGGTGGGAAGCGGACAAGCACGGGGTTTCCGCAGCAGTGAATGGACGACCATCACCATCTGCGCTAGCGCGCAGACCGACCAAACTGAATGACTATGAGAATATGATGGGCACGGGTACTCCTCGCTACAATAGCCCTCATGAACCCGGAACCGATGGGGATCGGACGGACCGCTCGTCCCCGCCCGTTCCTTTCCCTCCCTACGAAGAGCCACCGGATGAGGCCGAAATGTTTCGGCAGATTAAGCGACCGCGTGTGCGGTACGATGTGGAGGTGATCACCAAACTGATAGTATATTCTG GTATTGCCGCACTTGCTGTCGAGGGAGCACCGCTTGTGTTCGAATTGTTGGGCTTGGGTATTGGCCAAGCGAAGTAG